In Streptomyces sp. NBC_00306, a single genomic region encodes these proteins:
- a CDS encoding gas vesicle protein GvpG has translation MGLLTEVLLLPLAPVRGVLWVAQCVSDEAERQLHSPDAVRRQLVELNRALTDGEIDESTFEREEERLLDLLERRQADRPMRPAHPTTHPLAFGHPPSAAQHSPGAPMNESSAHMTTPADRRGA, from the coding sequence ATGGGACTGCTGACCGAAGTGCTGCTGCTGCCCCTGGCACCCGTACGCGGGGTGCTGTGGGTGGCGCAGTGCGTCTCGGACGAGGCCGAGCGCCAGCTCCACTCGCCCGACGCCGTTCGCCGGCAACTCGTCGAACTCAACCGCGCCCTGACCGACGGCGAGATCGACGAGTCGACATTCGAACGCGAGGAGGAACGTCTCCTCGACCTTCTGGAGCGACGTCAGGCCGATCGCCCCATGAGGCCCGCCCACCCGACGACGCACCCCCTCGCTTTCGGTCATCCACCGTCCGCCGCCCAGCACAGCCCGGGAGCGCCGATGAACGAGAGCAGCGCACATATGACGACGCCCGCCGACCGAAGGGGCGCGTGA
- a CDS encoding GvpL/GvpF family gas vesicle protein, which yields MAVDPRPEHGIYVYAFVRDGMPSPVTDGVGGAAVRLVPAGDLAAAVSDAPAGLRARRRDLMAHQNVLGELAAAGPVLPMRFGVIAADEPAVHEGLMTRHDECVEQLSALEGRTEMNVKGSVVPDSFDDLVRSDTRLRALALKARRSPDYQTKVELGEAIAAGVRRRAERAAEDVLVRLGALAERTAGADLAGDTVLNMSYLIPADAVPEFSAAVTEAARRHQGHLALSLTGPLPCYSFVTDAAVPARA from the coding sequence GTGGCCGTCGACCCCCGACCGGAGCACGGCATCTACGTCTACGCGTTCGTCCGTGACGGCATGCCGTCCCCCGTGACCGACGGCGTGGGCGGAGCGGCTGTACGGCTCGTACCGGCGGGCGACCTCGCCGCCGCTGTCTCCGACGCGCCCGCCGGTCTGCGCGCCCGGCGCCGCGACCTGATGGCCCACCAGAACGTCCTGGGCGAGCTGGCAGCCGCCGGGCCGGTCCTGCCGATGAGGTTCGGTGTGATCGCTGCCGACGAACCCGCCGTGCACGAAGGGCTCATGACACGGCACGACGAGTGCGTCGAGCAACTGTCCGCACTCGAAGGCCGGACGGAGATGAACGTGAAGGGCAGTGTGGTGCCCGACTCGTTCGACGATCTCGTACGCAGCGACACCCGGCTCCGCGCACTCGCCCTCAAGGCGCGGCGCAGCCCCGACTACCAGACGAAGGTGGAGCTCGGTGAGGCCATCGCCGCGGGTGTGCGGCGGCGGGCGGAGCGGGCGGCCGAGGACGTGCTCGTGCGGCTCGGCGCCCTGGCCGAGAGGACGGCGGGCGCGGACCTGGCCGGCGACACGGTCCTCAACATGTCGTACCTGATTCCGGCCGACGCCGTCCCGGAGTTCAGCGCGGCGGTCACCGAAGCCGCTCGGCGCCACCAGGGCCACCTCGCGCTGAGCCTCACCGGCCCACTGCCCTGCTACAGCTTCGTGACCGACGCCGCCGTCCCGGCGAGGGCCTGA
- a CDS encoding gas vesicle structural protein GvpA, producing MTTYSDEVVCAPRAGTLYDVLELILDRGMVIDIFVRVSLVGIEILKIDARIVVASVDTYLRFAEACNRLDLEHDSRTTTVPELFGEGMGGRVAKAGAKRTARSIGDKVKGALGQGHDDDDDDDYEEQEEERESRASRRRPSSRTRESGSRERSTSSRTRRRTEED from the coding sequence ATGACCACTTACAGCGACGAGGTCGTGTGCGCACCGCGCGCCGGCACGCTCTACGACGTCCTGGAACTCATCCTCGACCGCGGCATGGTCATCGACATCTTCGTCCGCGTCTCGCTGGTCGGGATCGAGATTCTGAAGATCGACGCCCGCATCGTCGTCGCCAGCGTCGACACGTACCTGAGGTTCGCCGAAGCCTGCAACCGCCTGGACCTTGAGCACGACTCCCGCACCACGACGGTGCCCGAGCTCTTCGGCGAGGGCATGGGCGGCCGGGTCGCCAAGGCCGGCGCCAAGCGGACCGCGCGGTCCATCGGGGACAAGGTCAAGGGCGCCCTCGGCCAGGGCCACGACGATGACGACGACGACGATTACGAGGAGCAGGAAGAGGAGCGCGAGTCCCGTGCATCGCGCCGGCGTCCCTCCTCACGTACGCGCGAGAGCGGCTCCCGCGAACGCAGCACTTCGTCCCGCACCCGGCGCCGTACCGAGGAGGACTGA
- a CDS encoding gas vesicle protein GvpO has translation MADTRERRTKSSSAAGSSKDRSVRGAEDAARSACRTLTGLIDHPSEGVSAVSRTDDGWVVNVDVLEVARIPDTTSLLATYEVELDDEGGLVSYRRISRYRRGSADS, from the coding sequence ATGGCAGACACACGTGAGCGGCGTACGAAGTCGTCGTCCGCGGCCGGTTCCTCCAAGGACCGGTCGGTACGAGGCGCGGAGGATGCCGCCCGGAGCGCCTGCCGGACGCTGACCGGCCTGATCGACCATCCCTCGGAAGGTGTGTCGGCCGTGAGCCGCACCGACGACGGCTGGGTGGTCAACGTCGATGTGCTGGAGGTGGCGCGGATCCCCGACACCACCAGCCTGCTCGCCACCTACGAGGTGGAACTCGACGACGAGGGCGGACTGGTCTCGTACCGCCGCATCAGCAGGTACCGCAGGGGATCGGCCGACAGCTGA
- a CDS encoding DUF2252 domain-containing protein: protein MKRKPLTALQELQLSPSERAARGRAARARAPRSGHAEFMPSRHRPDPIDVIDKQSARRVPELVPIRYGRMSESPFRFYRGAAAVMAGDLATTIDSGLRAQLCGDAHMMNFRLLASPERNLLFDINDFDETLPGPWEWDVKRLGASLAIAGRENGFSDAERAMIVRSAARSYREHMHGFAGMRTLDVWYAKSDADQMSVMASGRLHKRGRKQLSRALTKARGRDSLQAFNKLTRIIDGERRIVANPPVITPAAHLLPDLERVDLEEKLAGLINRYAKSLQSDRRHLLEGFTPVDVARKVVGVGSVGTRCWIVLLLGRDGQDPLILQAKEADTSALAPHLGSNRLATEGERVVAGQRLMQAASDIFLGWERVHGIDGWERDFYVRQLRDWKGVPEPSLMVPRGMNLFAELCGATLARAHARSGDRIAIAAYLGRSDIFDRSLALFAEAYADQNERDHQALLDAIKSKRVTAQEG, encoded by the coding sequence ATGAAGCGGAAGCCGTTGACGGCCTTGCAGGAACTACAGCTGTCGCCCAGCGAGCGAGCGGCCCGCGGGCGCGCCGCACGGGCGCGTGCTCCCCGGTCCGGCCACGCCGAATTCATGCCGTCGCGGCATCGGCCCGACCCGATCGACGTCATCGACAAGCAGTCCGCACGGCGCGTGCCGGAACTCGTCCCGATCCGCTACGGACGAATGTCGGAATCACCGTTCCGCTTCTACCGGGGTGCCGCCGCGGTCATGGCGGGCGATCTGGCGACGACCATCGACTCGGGTCTGCGCGCCCAGCTGTGCGGCGACGCGCACATGATGAACTTCCGTCTGCTCGCCTCTCCCGAACGCAATCTGCTGTTCGACATCAACGACTTCGACGAGACCCTGCCCGGACCGTGGGAGTGGGACGTGAAGCGTCTCGGGGCCAGTCTCGCGATCGCCGGCCGGGAGAACGGGTTCTCGGACGCGGAGCGCGCCATGATCGTCCGGTCCGCGGCGCGGTCCTACCGCGAGCACATGCACGGTTTCGCGGGAATGCGCACCCTCGACGTCTGGTACGCCAAGTCCGACGCCGATCAGATGTCTGTCATGGCATCGGGCCGGCTGCACAAGCGGGGTCGCAAGCAGCTGTCCCGCGCGCTGACGAAGGCCCGCGGCCGCGACAGCCTCCAGGCCTTCAACAAGCTCACGCGGATCATCGACGGCGAGCGGCGGATCGTCGCGAATCCGCCGGTCATCACTCCCGCGGCCCACCTCCTGCCCGACTTGGAACGCGTCGACCTGGAAGAGAAGCTCGCCGGTCTGATCAACCGCTACGCGAAGAGTCTTCAGTCGGACCGCCGGCACCTGCTGGAAGGGTTCACTCCGGTGGATGTGGCGCGCAAGGTGGTGGGGGTCGGCAGTGTCGGTACCCGTTGCTGGATCGTGCTGCTGCTCGGACGGGACGGGCAGGACCCTCTGATCCTCCAGGCCAAGGAGGCCGATACCTCCGCACTGGCGCCGCACCTCGGCAGCAACAGGCTCGCCACGGAAGGAGAGCGGGTGGTGGCGGGCCAGCGTCTGATGCAGGCGGCGAGCGACATCTTCCTGGGCTGGGAACGGGTGCACGGAATCGACGGCTGGGAGCGGGACTTCTACGTTCGCCAGCTGCGGGACTGGAAGGGCGTTCCCGAACCGTCGTTGATGGTGCCCCGGGGCATGAACCTGTTCGCCGAACTGTGCGGGGCGACCCTGGCCCGCGCGCACGCGCGGTCGGGCGACCGGATCGCCATCGCCGCCTATCTGGGCCGCAGCGACATCTTCGACCGCTCGCTGGCGCTCTTCGCCGAGGCCTACGCGGATCAGAACGAACGCGATCACCAGGCACTTCTCGACGCGATCAAGAGCAAGCGGGTCACCGCTCAGGAGGGGTGA
- a CDS encoding ATP-dependent endonuclease — MRRFRLAVVECAAGGDGAAEAEAVAQRLAVGVRTVVLVEGDSDRIALEVLAARYGRRLDAEGISVVPLGGATSIGRFLKMFGPRGIDVRLAGLCDAGEEDFFQQRLEAAGVGTARSRDEMEQLGFYVCVADLEDELIRALGPEEVQEVVEAQGELRSFRIFQKQPAQRERTVERQLLRFMGTHSGRKAHYARSLVEVLEPGQVPRPLDRLLAAI, encoded by the coding sequence ATGAGGAGATTCCGACTGGCCGTCGTCGAGTGCGCGGCCGGGGGCGACGGGGCCGCCGAGGCCGAAGCCGTCGCCCAGCGGCTCGCCGTCGGTGTGCGGACCGTCGTCCTGGTCGAGGGGGACAGCGACCGGATCGCGCTCGAAGTGCTGGCCGCCCGGTACGGCAGACGGCTCGACGCGGAGGGGATCTCCGTCGTACCGCTCGGAGGTGCCACCAGCATCGGGCGGTTCCTGAAGATGTTCGGCCCGCGGGGGATCGACGTCCGGCTGGCCGGTCTCTGCGACGCCGGCGAGGAGGACTTCTTCCAGCAGCGGCTGGAGGCGGCGGGCGTCGGCACGGCCCGCAGTCGCGACGAGATGGAGCAACTCGGCTTCTACGTTTGCGTGGCCGACCTGGAGGACGAGCTGATCCGCGCCCTCGGACCTGAGGAGGTGCAGGAAGTGGTCGAGGCCCAGGGCGAGTTGCGCTCGTTCCGCATCTTCCAGAAGCAGCCCGCGCAGCGTGAGCGGACCGTGGAGCGGCAACTGCTGCGGTTCATGGGAACGCACTCCGGCCGTAAGGCGCACTACGCACGCTCGCTCGTCGAGGTCCTCGAGCCCGGACAGGTGCCGCGTCCCCTGGACCGGCTCCTGGCAGCCATCTGA
- a CDS encoding cupin domain-containing protein has protein sequence MTTFSSFAVHIPDADLEPDPLDPSQIVQGTPEVSGKVLWESEDGRNIRGIWQITPGVVTDTEADELFVVVSGRATIAVQDGPTFDVGPGDACVLREGDRTTWTVHETLRKAYQITTS, from the coding sequence ATGACGACGTTCAGCAGTTTCGCCGTGCACATCCCCGACGCCGACCTGGAGCCCGACCCCCTGGATCCCTCGCAGATCGTGCAGGGCACGCCCGAGGTGTCGGGGAAGGTCCTGTGGGAGTCGGAGGACGGCAGGAACATCCGGGGGATCTGGCAGATCACGCCCGGCGTCGTCACGGACACCGAGGCGGACGAACTGTTCGTGGTGGTCAGCGGCCGCGCCACCATCGCCGTCCAGGACGGACCCACGTTCGACGTGGGGCCGGGCGACGCCTGCGTCCTGCGCGAGGGCGACCGGACCACGTGGACCGTGCACGAGACCCTGCGCAAGGCGTACCAGATCACGACGTCCTAG
- a CDS encoding helix-turn-helix domain-containing protein, with product MGRAENPIAPCTTSLHALASWLRQRRADAQVSYTELAQRTHFSKATLSRAVSGRTVPRLVVVKALAEVCGADPAEAERLWKGARYDARSSWPGHGASRLRIDYVTTFAGLHLALLELYRRDGSRPYRELERQAGSHGQLPHATIGRVLTQRAHPRREFVLAFIQTCGVTDEDDLEVWGRAWDRAQAAHILSSPPPRRKNGPGHRPARDQRNACRHP from the coding sequence ATGGGGCGCGCCGAGAATCCCATCGCGCCGTGCACCACATCGCTGCACGCCCTTGCCAGCTGGCTGCGACAGCGCCGGGCGGACGCCCAGGTGAGCTACACGGAACTGGCCCAGCGCACCCACTTCAGCAAGGCCACGCTCAGCCGGGCCGTATCGGGCCGGACGGTGCCCCGGCTGGTGGTCGTCAAAGCGCTCGCCGAGGTCTGTGGGGCGGACCCGGCGGAGGCGGAACGCCTGTGGAAGGGCGCACGCTACGACGCCCGCAGCAGCTGGCCCGGCCACGGCGCGAGCCGCCTCCGGATCGACTACGTCACCACCTTCGCCGGACTCCACCTCGCCCTGCTGGAGCTGTATCGCAGAGACGGCAGCCGCCCCTACCGGGAGCTGGAGAGACAGGCCGGCAGCCACGGCCAGCTGCCGCACGCCACGATCGGCAGGGTCCTCACCCAACGGGCCCACCCGCGACGCGAGTTCGTCCTGGCCTTCATCCAGACCTGCGGCGTCACGGACGAGGACGACCTCGAGGTGTGGGGGCGGGCATGGGACCGGGCGCAGGCCGCGCACATCCTGTCGTCCCCGCCCCCTCGGCGGAAGAACGGACCGGGCCACCGGCCGGCGCGGGACCAGCGCAACGCCTGCCGCCATCCCTGA
- a CDS encoding oxidoreductase, whose translation MELHLAGKVAVVTGASKGIGLAVTQGLVAEGVNVVAGARTLTDSLADLAAGPQVRPVLVDLATPEGPGGLVGEALDHFGGVDIVVNNVGAVRPRSGGLVSVTDEDWSESLTINFLSAVRTTRAALPYLIDRGGGSVVTVSSVNAFLPDPSIIDYCASKAALSNFCKALSKEVASRGVRVNTVSPGPVETALWLGEDGVAATVAESSGATPDDVTQRAAAQSATGRFTRPQEVADLVLLLASDRTGNVTGADFTIDGGLITTL comes from the coding sequence ATGGAGCTGCATCTGGCAGGCAAGGTCGCCGTGGTCACCGGCGCGAGCAAGGGCATCGGGCTGGCGGTGACCCAGGGGCTGGTGGCCGAGGGCGTGAACGTGGTCGCGGGCGCCCGTACCCTCACCGACTCCCTCGCCGACCTCGCGGCCGGCCCTCAGGTCCGGCCGGTACTCGTGGACCTCGCGACGCCGGAGGGACCCGGCGGGCTGGTGGGCGAGGCCCTCGACCACTTCGGCGGGGTGGACATCGTCGTCAACAACGTCGGCGCGGTGCGCCCGCGGTCCGGCGGCCTCGTCTCCGTGACCGACGAGGACTGGTCGGAGTCGCTGACGATCAACTTCCTGAGCGCGGTGCGCACCACGCGGGCGGCTCTGCCGTATCTGATCGACCGCGGTGGCGGTTCCGTCGTGACCGTCAGTTCGGTCAACGCCTTCCTGCCGGATCCGTCCATCATCGACTACTGCGCGAGCAAGGCGGCGCTGTCCAACTTCTGCAAGGCCCTCTCCAAGGAGGTCGCGTCCCGCGGGGTTCGCGTCAACACGGTCAGTCCCGGCCCCGTGGAGACCGCGCTGTGGCTCGGCGAGGACGGGGTCGCGGCGACGGTCGCGGAGTCCAGCGGCGCCACGCCCGACGACGTGACACAGCGCGCCGCGGCGCAGTCGGCCACCGGACGCTTCACCCGCCCGCAGGAAGTGGCCGATCTGGTGCTGCTGCTGGCCAGCGACCGTACGGGCAACGTCACCGGCGCCGACTTCACGATCGACGGCGGTCTGATCACGACGCTCTGA
- a CDS encoding GNAT family N-acetyltransferase: protein MIEIRTPRLILRRWHDDDLVPMADINADPRVMEWIGDGSVRDLEATADDIERWEEEWDEEGFGLFAVELLASGELIGFVGLSVPEFLPEVLPAVEIGWRLGQQFWGQGYASEAAHATLEFALQDRGLDRVISIARPGNEASQNVMRKLGMEPERETTHPAYGHALTVYAIDLTEFAA, encoded by the coding sequence ATGATCGAGATCCGCACACCCCGCCTCATCCTCCGCCGCTGGCACGACGACGACCTCGTACCCATGGCGGACATCAACGCGGATCCACGCGTCATGGAATGGATCGGCGACGGTTCGGTCCGTGATCTGGAGGCCACCGCGGACGACATCGAGCGGTGGGAGGAGGAGTGGGACGAGGAGGGCTTCGGTCTCTTCGCCGTCGAACTACTGGCCTCGGGCGAGCTGATCGGCTTCGTCGGACTGTCCGTGCCCGAGTTCCTGCCGGAGGTGCTGCCGGCCGTGGAGATCGGCTGGCGGCTCGGTCAGCAGTTCTGGGGGCAGGGTTATGCGTCCGAAGCCGCCCATGCCACCTTGGAGTTCGCGCTGCAGGACCGCGGTCTGGACCGGGTCATCAGCATCGCCCGGCCCGGGAACGAGGCGTCGCAGAACGTGATGCGCAAGCTCGGGATGGAACCGGAACGCGAGACGACCCACCCGGCGTACGGCCATGCACTGACCGTCTACGCCATCGACCTCACGGAATTCGCCGCCTGA
- a CDS encoding hydrolase: protein MALTTLDPTTALVVIDLQQGIVGRPVAPHSGAEVVARAARLADVFRAHRSPVVLVRVSFAADGADAPPGRTEAGPRGAMPEGWDVIVDELAGGSHIAVTKHNWGAFHGTDLDVQLRRRGITQIVLAGISTSIGVETTARAAYEHGYHVTLATDAMSDTDADAHRNSVERIFPLLGETGTTHDIITLLEKTSG from the coding sequence ATGGCCCTCACCACCCTGGACCCCACCACCGCGCTGGTGGTGATCGACCTTCAGCAGGGCATCGTCGGCAGGCCCGTCGCCCCGCACTCCGGTGCCGAGGTGGTCGCGCGCGCCGCGCGGCTCGCGGACGTCTTCCGTGCCCACCGCTCCCCCGTGGTCCTGGTCCGCGTCAGCTTCGCCGCCGACGGGGCGGACGCACCGCCCGGCCGCACCGAAGCCGGCCCGCGCGGTGCCATGCCCGAGGGGTGGGACGTGATCGTGGACGAACTCGCGGGCGGCAGCCACATCGCCGTGACCAAGCACAACTGGGGTGCCTTCCACGGCACCGACCTCGATGTGCAGCTGCGGCGCCGCGGTATCACACAGATCGTGCTGGCGGGCATCTCCACCAGCATCGGCGTGGAGACCACCGCCCGCGCCGCCTACGAGCACGGCTACCACGTCACCCTCGCCACGGACGCCATGTCCGACACCGATGCCGACGCGCACCGCAACAGCGTCGAGCGCATCTTCCCGCTCCTCGGCGAGACCGGGACCACCCATGACATCATCACTCTCCTGGAGAAGACATCCGGCTGA
- a CDS encoding S8 family serine peptidase, whose translation MALACVAGLVTAPPTAAAPASASPASGSSAARADAAVARWITLVTGDSVGVDAAGEPVRIVPGKGRDDIPIRIERTKGRTLVLPQDARQLIRSGRVDERLFDVGELTRAQHRGSARTGLPLIVTYGGQGTTAGARTAQGLKSALRKDGAATVRRTFPRIDADAVTVPAASAGSAWKTLTRASASGAGQRSAAPGLERIWLDGVRKANLDRSVPQIGAPAAWAAGYDGEGIRIAVLDSGVDETHPDLQGRQAAEANFSWAADTKDRLGHGTHVASIASGTGAGSAERFRGVAPGSRVLDAKVLDDDGYGSDSAVIAGMEWAASQNADILNLSLGRPDSPGVDPVEETVNRLSAERGILVVAAAGNSGPGVGTLDSPGSADAALAVGSVDTGDVIAPSSGRGPRADGGAVKPDVTAPGVEITAASAPGSRIAGEVGEQPPGYVTISGTSMATPHAAGAAALLKQQHPQWTNTELKAALVAGARPGGAGAFAEGSGRVDVAAAMKVSVVAEPTSVGFARQAYPHADDKPETRRLTYRNLGGEPLTLDLSVTAVGPDGKPGPAGMFTLGAERLTVPAGGTAAVDLTADTRPGGEVNGMYSATVTAQGAGRTVRTVAAVEREVETYDVTVRHLDRTGGSAKKYWPSLNRLSGLGAPGTDYATAGAGGTYTARLPKGVYYLDALIIEEDEGRSQISAPHFEVTEDTTVTLDARTAKPISITGPDPAAERVFAETFIELDTPDYGFSAGMTGPSFETMRTAQLGPDFSTDGTLFQQFNAFDRRGTNEYRLAYGSKVTRLATGFERQAERAELARVGLRLGATVAGKQGALVATPFIDDSFGSIFSPSVTRPLPAAATLFLSAPAGTTWAIGLDQWDDTGSSPEISHGTGIKRYEAGRAYRDDLGIGVFGPGLGESQGVVRNGDTITVCLDLFRHGTGNWSFSDTDTLATVLYRDGVEVDGSGDMLNCWQGVTVPADTGTFRLTASAVRGGGPSAATEVSAAWTFTSGHTASEQSLPVSVVRFTPRLAADSTARAGALMRVPVSVQGAGAGKNLASLVVHVSHDGKTWKKAAVVGGGVIVRNPQAGQAISFRAVVADKQGNTLTQTIRDAYRGK comes from the coding sequence GTGGCGCTTGCGTGTGTCGCCGGGCTGGTCACCGCCCCGCCGACCGCCGCCGCTCCGGCCTCCGCATCGCCGGCGTCGGGCAGTTCGGCCGCCCGCGCGGACGCCGCCGTAGCACGGTGGATCACCTTGGTCACGGGTGACTCGGTGGGTGTCGACGCGGCGGGTGAACCCGTACGGATCGTGCCCGGCAAGGGGCGGGACGACATACCGATCAGGATCGAACGCACGAAGGGTCGCACGCTTGTGCTGCCCCAGGACGCACGGCAGTTGATCCGTTCGGGGCGCGTCGACGAACGGCTCTTCGATGTCGGTGAACTCACCAGGGCCCAGCATCGGGGGAGTGCGCGGACCGGGCTGCCACTGATTGTCACCTACGGCGGCCAGGGCACCACAGCAGGGGCGCGCACGGCCCAGGGGTTGAAGAGCGCTCTGCGCAAGGACGGCGCGGCCACGGTCCGCCGTACCTTCCCGCGGATCGACGCGGACGCGGTCACCGTCCCCGCAGCGTCCGCGGGCAGTGCGTGGAAGACCCTGACCCGGGCGTCCGCGAGCGGCGCCGGGCAACGCAGCGCTGCACCCGGCCTCGAGCGGATCTGGCTCGACGGCGTCCGGAAGGCGAACCTGGACCGGAGCGTTCCGCAGATCGGCGCCCCCGCCGCATGGGCAGCCGGCTACGACGGCGAGGGCATCCGGATCGCCGTCCTGGACAGCGGAGTCGACGAAACGCATCCCGATCTCCAGGGCCGGCAGGCGGCCGAGGCGAACTTCTCCTGGGCCGCGGACACCAAGGACCGCCTCGGGCACGGCACCCATGTGGCCTCCATCGCCTCCGGCACGGGCGCCGGGTCGGCGGAGAGGTTCCGGGGTGTGGCACCGGGTTCGCGCGTCCTCGACGCCAAGGTGCTCGACGACGACGGGTACGGCAGCGACTCCGCCGTCATCGCCGGGATGGAGTGGGCCGCCTCCCAGAACGCCGACATCCTGAACCTCAGCCTCGGCCGCCCGGACAGCCCAGGCGTCGACCCCGTGGAGGAGACCGTCAACCGGCTCTCCGCCGAACGCGGCATTCTCGTCGTGGCCGCCGCGGGCAACTCCGGCCCGGGCGTGGGCACTCTGGACTCCCCGGGCAGTGCGGACGCCGCGCTCGCCGTGGGGTCGGTCGACACGGGAGATGTGATCGCGCCGTCGTCCGGCCGCGGCCCGCGCGCCGACGGCGGAGCCGTCAAGCCCGACGTCACCGCGCCCGGAGTGGAGATCACCGCGGCCTCCGCACCGGGCAGCAGGATCGCGGGCGAGGTTGGGGAGCAGCCGCCCGGATACGTCACCATCTCGGGGACGTCCATGGCCACCCCGCACGCCGCGGGAGCCGCCGCGCTCCTCAAGCAGCAGCATCCGCAGTGGACGAACACGGAACTCAAGGCCGCGCTGGTCGCCGGCGCGAGACCCGGTGGCGCGGGGGCCTTCGCGGAGGGCAGCGGCCGTGTCGATGTGGCGGCGGCCATGAAGGTGTCGGTCGTCGCCGAGCCGACATCCGTCGGTTTCGCCCGTCAGGCCTACCCGCACGCCGACGACAAGCCGGAGACCAGAAGGCTCACCTACCGCAACCTCGGCGGCGAGCCCCTGACGCTCGACCTCTCGGTGACCGCTGTCGGACCCGACGGGAAGCCGGGACCCGCCGGCATGTTCACTCTCGGCGCGGAGCGGCTGACCGTGCCGGCGGGCGGCACGGCCGCGGTCGACCTGACGGCCGACACCCGGCCGGGCGGCGAGGTGAACGGCATGTACAGCGCGACGGTGACGGCCCAGGGTGCGGGCCGGACCGTACGCACCGTGGCGGCGGTCGAGCGCGAGGTGGAGACCTACGACGTGACGGTCCGCCACCTCGACCGCACGGGTGGGTCGGCGAAGAAGTACTGGCCCTCGCTGAACCGGCTCTCCGGGCTCGGCGCACCAGGTACGGACTACGCGACCGCAGGCGCGGGCGGCACCTACACGGCGCGGCTGCCGAAAGGTGTCTACTACCTCGACGCGCTGATCATCGAGGAGGACGAGGGCAGGAGCCAGATCTCGGCACCCCACTTCGAGGTCACCGAGGACACGACGGTCACCCTGGACGCCCGTACCGCGAAGCCGATCAGCATCACCGGCCCGGACCCCGCTGCCGAGCGGGTGTTCGCCGAGACCTTCATCGAACTCGACACGCCTGACTACGGTTTCTCGGCCGGCATGACCGGACCCTCGTTCGAGACGATGCGGACGGCCCAGCTGGGGCCGGACTTCTCGACGGACGGCACGCTGTTCCAGCAGTTCAACGCATTCGACCGACGGGGCACGAACGAATACCGCCTCGCCTACGGCAGCAAGGTGACACGGCTGGCCACCGGGTTCGAACGGCAGGCCGAGCGGGCGGAGCTCGCCAGGGTCGGCCTGCGGCTCGGTGCCACGGTCGCCGGCAAGCAGGGAGCCCTCGTGGCGACGCCGTTCATCGACGACAGCTTCGGCTCCATCTTCAGCCCGTCCGTGACCCGGCCGCTTCCGGCGGCTGCCACGTTGTTCCTCAGCGCCCCGGCCGGTACCACCTGGGCCATCGGGCTGGACCAGTGGGACGACACCGGTTCCTCGCCGGAGATCTCGCACGGGACGGGGATCAAGCGGTACGAGGCAGGACGGGCGTACCGCGACGACCTCGGCATCGGCGTGTTCGGCCCCGGGCTCGGCGAGTCGCAGGGGGTGGTCCGGAACGGTGACACCATCACCGTCTGCCTGGACCTGTTCCGGCACGGCACGGGCAACTGGAGCTTCTCGGACACCGACACCCTCGCGACGGTGCTGTATCGCGACGGCGTCGAGGTCGACGGTTCCGGGGACATGCTGAACTGCTGGCAGGGCGTCACCGTTCCGGCGGACACGGGCACGTTCCGGCTGACCGCATCGGCCGTACGAGGTGGCGGCCCCAGCGCCGCGACCGAGGTGAGCGCCGCATGGACGTTCACCTCCGGGCACACTGCCTCCGAGCAGTCCCTGCCGGTCTCCGTCGTCCGTTTCACGCCGCGCCTGGCGGCGGACTCCACCGCCAGGGCAGGAGCTCTGATGCGGGTGCCGGTGAGCGTCCAGGGCGCCGGCGCGGGCAAGAACCTCGCCTCGCTCGTCGTGCACGTCAGTCACGACGGCAAGACGTGGAAGAAGGCCGCGGTCGTCGGCGGCGGGGTGATCGTGCGCAACCCGCAGGCGGGACAGGCGATTTCGTTCCGGGCGGTTGTCGCCGACAAGCAGGGCAACACCCTCACCCAGACGATCCGGGACGCCTACCGCGGGAAGTAG